TTTTGGAAATTTCCAGGATGGCGATTTCATCATCTACAGCCAGAATCAATTCTCCGTTGCCGTTGGGCAATTCTAAGTTCTCTACTTCGAGCCTTTCTCCTGTTTCCACAGATGGCAAGTACACCTGAAATTTGGTGCCTTTGCCTAACTCGCTCTCTACATTCACAAAACCACCGTAGTTTTTGACAATGCCAATCACAGTTGGCAGACCTAGCCCTGTGCCTTGACCCAGTTCCTTAGTTGTGAAAAAGGGTTCAAAAATCCGCTCCAAGACTCGTGGTATCATGCCAACTCCTGTATCCTGTACAGTGATAAGTACATAGGGCCCTAATTTAGCCTCTAATTTCATCCTGACAAAGTTTTCATCAACAAAGAAATTTTCTGCCCCAATAGACAGGGTGCCACCCTGAGGCATAGCATCACGAGCGTTGACGCACAGGTTCATTAATACCTGATGTATATGAGTGGGATCTACCAAGATCTTCCAAAGGTTTGGCTGAGCTAGGTTCTTGGTGATTGTGATAGATTTTGGAAATGTACTCTGAGCAATTTGCTCAATTTCCGACAGTAGGTTCTCTATTTCTAAATAAACGCTCTTTCCCTCAGAACCACGTGCAAATGTCAAAATTTGCCTAACCAAATCAGCCGCACGTTTAGAGTTCTGTTCAAGAATCTTCAGCATTTGCTGATGCTGCGGCTCCAGAGGGGAAAGTTTGAGCGCCAACATTTCAGACGAGGACAGAATCGGCGTTAGGATGTTGTTGAGATCATGGGCAATACCGCTCGCTAACGTCCCAAGACTTTCCAATCGCTGGGCGCGGAGAAATTGGGCTTCTAGTTGTTTTTTCTCGGTGATGTCGGTGTTAACAGTAAGAATAGATTTGGGTAGATTTCCTTGATCACGCACTAATGTCCAGCGACTAGCGACAATGATTTCCTTGCCAAGTTTCGTCCGTTGACACAAATCACCCTGCCACGTACCACTTTCGACAACAGTCTTTTTAGCCATTTCAAATTGTAGCGAAATTTCTTGGCGAAAAAGCCGTTGTGAATTATTTCCGATCGCTTCTGCTGCCGAAAAGCCGTACAAGCACTCTGCACCTTGGTTCCAGAATAAAATTTCTTGCTCTAGATTGCAGACAATAATTGCGTCGGTAGTGATCTCAAGCAGAGCCGCTTGTTCGCGAATTTTCTGTTCCGCCTGCCTAATCTCAATGAGTTCAGCTTTTACCTGCTCATGCAGTTCTGATTGCTGGATGGCAATACCCACCTGTGTTGCCAATTGCTTGAGCAAATCAATTTCCCAACTCTTCCACTGCCGCGATACTCCACACTGGTTGACAACTAACAATCCCCACAGCTTTTCTTCTTGCAAGATAGGAACTGCCAAGATAGCCTTAACCTGAAACTGAGTTAGTAAATCACGGTGGCATTCATTCAGATCTGCTGTATAAATATCTGCCACAGCTTGTAAACGTCCCTGTCTGTACTCTTCGCCACGAGTTCTCGTGAAATAAGTGTCTTCTACTTGGATATTCAGAATAGGGTTCCAATCTTCACTCACAGATTCAACGATCACAGACCCACTGTAGTCTGGTTCAAAGCGATACATAAATACCCTATCTGCCTTGAGAGACTGCCGTACTTCATCGACAGTGGTATTCATAACCTCATTCAGATTTAAACTTTGGCGGATACGGTGAGCTATTGCAATCACCAGTCGCTGCTGCTCAATTTGCTCTTTAAGCGCCAACTCTGTTTGCTTACTAATATTCAGTTCATCATTATTCTCTGGCGACATACTTAATCCAAGTTATAGGAATCAGATTTGATTTTTGAAAAAGACTACGAGATAATACGTAGAGGTACATCTGTCTAACAGCTAACAATGATAAACCAGCATCTACAGGACGCGATGCCTGCGGTGTTCTCGTTGCCATCGCAGAACTGCAAGAATTTATCACTCTTCGTCCAGAAGCCCGTGAGGTCAGGAAAGCTTTAACAGTCAAGCTGGTTTATCAAGGCTACTTGTATGAAGAGATTCAGACGATTTTAGATGTCTCACGCTTGTTCGATAACAGGCTGGTTAGCCCTGCTCTACATCGGGGTTTTAAACATTATTTAGATAGAATTAATGCGCTCCCAAGAGTTAATTGAAACTTGGTATTAAATCCAAAGAAACTTATCTCTCCAAGGAGCTCGTGACTTTATTTTAGAACACCTATCACAGAAGTTGGGCTTGATTACATAATCTCAGTTTTCTGACAATGCGTAAGTTCCAAAAATATTCAATGTGCTTATATTTGTCATTTCAAACAGTACCATTAGTCCCGCTCAATTAGTTCTATATCTAAAGGAGTAAATAATTTAGATTTTAGTACTATTTTATACAAACACTTCTGAAACAGAAGAGTTAAGTACGAACTGACTTTTCCCGTTAAGTCTCTTTTGCAAGCTGCCACCCCTCACAGTAGGGCAAACGCATCTAAATATTGACGAGTCTAACTAAAAGTAGAGTGCATCAGAGTCTAAGCTCCATAGGACTTTCAGAAAATTAAACCTTTATTTTGAAATAATGATAATCATTATAAAAGGCGGTTAGAAGCAACAAAGGGTTGTCATTGAAGAACGTGATATTCTCATAAAAGCTCCAAATTAAGATTACGTTTTCCTATTTCCTCTCCATGAAGCGATCTTGCCGAAAATCACAATTGCTGACCATTTTGCAATGATAGAAGACCCACGAATAGACCGTACTAAACGACACAATTTAATCGATATTATGACCATTGCTGTCTGTGCAGTGATTTGTGGAGCTTCCTGGTTGGGTGGGAATCGAGACTTGAGCTTAGTGGGAAGTATGAATGGTTAAAAACATTTTTAGAGCTACAAATGGTATTCCGTCCCACGATACATTTGCACTCCTTCTTTGCATGAAATCCGCAATTACGTAATGTTATCTCAAATTGAATCTCGGCTTAATCCAGATTCAGTTTGGTCAAACTTTAATAGTGTTGGAATGGTAGAATCTGTCCGTTCCTTAGATGGTGAAACAACGGCTGAAATTCGTTATTTTATCAGTAGTCTTGAGTCAAATGCTAAACAGTTTGGTAATTCTATTCGCAGTCATAGTGTAAGGGAAAATTCATTGCATTGGGGAGGCAGCGCGTTGCGGGGGTTCCCCCCGTTGTAGCGACTGCCGTTATTGGATGTGGCTTTAAAAGAAGATGATTGTCGGATTAGGAAAGATAATGCCCCCCAGAATTTCACGATATTAAGGCAAATTGCAGTCAATCTTCTAACTCAAGAGAAGCGTGTTAAACGTGGAATAAAAAATAAACAGTTTCTCGCTGGGTTGGATAACAATTATTTATCAAAAGTTTTAGCGTTAGCATAAACTGATATATCAAGGCTCGAATTGATACTTTAGGGAAAAGTTTACTTATTCTCTAGATGAGCATAGTTATATACATTTGCTTTGTGAGCTTTTTTACTACCAATTAATAGTGGTTTTACTTTCAATAAGCTAATTTATATTTTTGACTAATACTTTATTCATTTTATTTATATTTCTATTGTTTTCTACAACTATCTATATCATTTTGAAATTTTTCCTAGTTTTCATTAGCAAATAAGATGCGTTTTCCCTACTTACTTGGCTAATTTAGAGAGTCGTCTTCTCTAGTAAATTTTACCACAATAGACTAGAACTGCATAGGTAATCATATAAAGTTTGCTTAAGTAAAAATCAAAAATACAGAGTATGAGTCAGATAAATAATGATAGTGAAAAGCCAAGAGTAATTATACTAGACGAATTTGCTGACATGAAAAAGTATCTAGAAAGGCATCCCAACAGTGAAGAAATTTTACAGAGGTTTCAAAAATATTATTCTCAACTTTTACGGCAAGTTCAAAATAAAAAAGATTAGTTTTTGCTATTAACTTGGAAACGCGCACGAATTTTTTAAATTTAACCAATGACCATTGCTAGTTTCTTAAAGGGGGACAGTCATTGCAAAACAGAACCAGCCAAAAGCACGGGAGTTTTGCAATGGTTGTCCTATCCGATAAACATGATCGCACTTATGCAGTTGAGTTAAACAAACAGTGTGTTCCCCGGAAGGGTTGCCATCAGCATCGCCTATCGTTAAACAACAATCATCCCGCTATACCTTTGCCACTCTTGTAGTTCATCGCTCTAGGCTTCCTCTTCTTAAGCTCTACTACTGTTTTCTTGGGTGCTTGGGGTGTGCGGCATTTTTCACAGTAGAGCGGGCGAGGGCCAAAGGTTTCTCTTTGGGTCGGTTCTTGGCACTGCTGGCAAACAAAGTTAAAAACGCGGGTGTGAATCTGTCTTTGATGCGCTCTGACGGTGTACTCTTTAACTTCAACTATTTTGCTGGGCATTGGCTAACTTTATGGTTCTACTTCTTTAATAATAGAGAATTCAGGAGTCAGGAGTCAGGAGTCAGAATTGAATAGGAGAGCGATTGGTGAATATAGCGCAGCTTGGAAGTACGAGTATAAACTCTTTTTAGTTCCTTACTACGAAAATTCTGAATTCTGAATTCTGTATTCTTCTTTAATAATAGTTTTTCATCCAAGTTACGCAATATCCGTGCATCTAAATACTAAAACAAGGATAATTGCCCAGGTGAAATATTGCCTCGCCCGAATCGGTGGTAGTACAAATGGCAGCTACTGCACAACGGAGCAAGGTTTTCTGGACGGTTATCTTCAGGGTCGAAATTGTGGTGATGAACCTGAAGGTTATAAACTCTGCGTTGTGACAAAGATAAACCAACAGGCTTTTCATCTGGGCGTAGACAGACTCGACCGCATCTAGAACACTGCCAATCAAAAGAATTCTTTACAGCAGTAGCAATTTGTTTCCAATCCTTGGAGTAACGGCTTTGGCTCATACTCTCCTATTCGACAACTTGAGCTTTCGTAAATTCTAATTAATTAAGATACTCCTTAATGTCGCTTTTTTGACGACGAAGAATAGTAAGTGCTTTATTTTCAAGTTGACGGATTCGTTCTCGACTCAAACCCAAGCGATCAGCTACGCTGGGCGCTTGCGCCATCGCCAATTTGAGTTAAGCTCAGTTGATGGTCATTCTCTAACCCGAAACGTAGAGTTAGTACTTCTCGTTGTATTGGGGTTAGGGACGCTAGCAAGTCTTTGAGATTCTGACGCATCAATGAAGAATTTAATTGTTCCAAAGGAGAAACATTTTCGTCAGCTAAAAGTTCACTTAATTCGGTATCCTGGTCATTGCCAACGCGCATTTCTAAAGAAACTAGCTTTCGGTCAGCTTGAATATATTCTCGAACTTGCTCTGGTTTAACCTTTAATTCTTCAGCAATCTCTACTACAGTTGGTTTACGACCCAACGACTGAAATAATTCTCGTTGTATTTTCTTGATTTTATTCAGCTTCTCGTTGATATGAATAAGCAAGCGAATAGTACGAGATTGTTCAGCGATCGCACGTGTGATTGATTGCGTTACCCACCAATAGGCATAAGTCGATAATTTATAGCCCTTATTTGGGTCAAATTTCTCAACGCCACGGTATAAACCGAGTGTACCTTCCTGAATCAAGTCAAGAAATTCCAGATTACGATTCTGATATTTTTTAGCAACAGAAACTACCAGCCGGAGGTTAGCAGTCACCATTTTCTGCTTCGCACGTTCCCCTTGATGAAGAATTGACTCCACTTCACCTTCAGTTTTACCAATTACCGTAGCTAATTCTCTTACGGTTGGTTGCCGATTTAATTGAAGTGCGTTCCCGCTTCGGGTTGCCGTAGGCATCGCTTGCCGCTGCTGTTCAATTGCCATCATCTGTTGCACTAGCCTAGCGTAGGAAATTTCCTGTTCAGGAGTCAGCAGAGGATAGCGAGCGATTTCTTTTAAATACGAGCGAACTAAATCGGGAGTTGCACTAGCCATACTTTCAATTAATTGTGATGAATATTTTTATTTGTTGTTTGAGATAAATATTTTATTTCACGGATTAGCTAACAAATCAAATCCTAATCATAGACTTAGAGCTATATTTATCTTTAGTAAACAAATTTATATACATAATACTTTAGTTCTTTAAATAGGTAAATAGTAAAAGCTGCGCTATTCTCAAAATGAGCTTCAAAATAACGAAGAATTTTAGCTCATTTCAGAAAAACAAACGCTACGCTACTTCTAGAGTGAAGTCCTCTATTCAAGATAGGAATTGTTCAAAGTCTCTTCATATTTGAACAAACCTTGAAAACGCTTTGCATAAATCAATTGAAAAATACAAATACTTAGTTGAGGAATAATCATGGATATGCAATCTGCACTTACCCTGACAATCGTAGTCATCTTTTGGGCATTCATTACTCTCATTATGTTCCAGTTCATTACTGGACTATTTGTATCTGCTGATGGAGCTAATAATCTGGTTTCAGTTAGCAATGTAAATGTAGTTGCTTCTACAACATCAGTTCCAGAGGTAATCACACCACAAGTTCAGACTACAACAATTCGCAATTCGCAGTTCGCAATTCGCAGTTCGCAATTCGCAATTGCAGACGTAATTGAAAATTAACTCCTGAAGATATATAAGCTCCTAATTTTAATTATGTAAGAACTCAGATAGATGTGAACTATATTCAAGCAGGGCGAACGCACGGTATTTCTGAACCCCTTGCTGGATAAGGATCTTGACCAAAAAATAGGCTAAATTAAAAAACGCCGGAACCCTTGCTATTAAAGGGTTCTTATACTTTAGATGCGTTTGCCCTGTATATTCAAGCCCTCAAGTTCAGTTTTGGGGTTTTAATTGTGTTAGCGGAGCGGGGCGTTAGCCCATTGCGAATTGCGAATTGCGAATTGCGAACTGCGAATTGCGAATTGAATGAGATTACTGCCTCCAGTTCAAGAAATTTCATTACAACCAAAACGTGTTAATCGTTCAAAGAAATCTGACAATGTTGCAAACAAGTCACCGAAAACTAAAAAGGCTGAAGTAAAGTCTCCAGGCTTTTTGCTTGCCAGTCAAACCGCGTAAAGCTGCATAAATGATCTCTACATACTGTTGTTTAGCGGTTGCCCTGAGTCATATTCCGGGCAATCACTCCCTACTTGAAGCAGCAAGGGTTGAATTAGGAATTGCTGTTGATTGTGCCAAAGAATATGACAAAACTTGGCACTCTATTATTTGGATTCAGTCTAATACTCGAACTAAAAGCAGAGTACGCGAGAAATTAAACCATTTAGCATTTGACTGCTATACCCACTTTTTAGAAGCTATTAATTACCTCAACCAATATGCAGATTTAATGGATGAACAAGGGCATCAACCAACTAATTGTTGAAGCAGCGCGGTCTTGGGGGTTTCCCCCATGAGCGACTGCTGAACCCGAAGGGTGGGGTGAAGTCAATAGACTTGTCCGAAAATTCCAAAGCCAGACTGTTCAAAGCTTTGGGGCAAAACTTTGATATCTTCGTAAATACGTAATTATAAGGCTTTGAGATAGTTAGTGATAATTTAGAGGCATAAAAATTAACTCCTAATTTCTAAAAATTTATGATTTTTGCTACTAGCTAAGTTGGCAGAACTAAGCTACCAATTCTTAACCTAACTAATCCGCAAACTGTTAAAATAATCTGCTCATACGTCTCAAGCTTTAAGCGAAATCTTTGTGAGGCTATGCGGAATATTTTAAGTAATCGAATCAAATGTTCAATGAATATCCGATTACTAGATAAAGCCTTATTTTCATCTTTTTGCTGTTGAGTTAATTCTCGTTTTGGTTTCTTTTTATGAGGAGTAGTGATATTCTCACCTCCTTGAAAGCCTTTATCACCTGAAAAGGGTTGAGATTTATCAAATTTATTTTGAGATTGACGAAACAATTTTATATCTGCTGTTGGCCCAGGAACACCTACTTCTACCTCTACAATATCTTTGCCTTCTGGTATGCCAATTATCAGACTTTTTAATGTATGTTGTCTCTTCTTTCCAGAAAAATATTTCTGTTGCTCTTTTTGGTCAGAATCCCTATATATTGGCTGTTCTAAGCTATCGACTAATAGCCTAAAATTTGTTAATACTTCTTGAACAAATAGTAAATCACTTTCATTATTTGATACTTGTTCTAATAAACTAGCAGGTAATATATCACGAAGAATTGGTATCCAATCGTGAAATGTATCATTAGCTTCGGTTTTGGAAACACCAAATAGCATTCCTAATACTTGGAATGTTGGCATCTGTCTTAGATAAAATAGACATAAACATACTTGTTCTTCGGTTGATAACTTTTCGGGACGACCACCACCAGCCGCATTAATTCTAATTTTATGACTCTCTTGTTTAGCTTTGATGTATCGATTTCGTTTTAAGGCGCAATTTAGCAGTGATTGCAATTGTTCGTAACTAATCCCTAAAATCTGTTTTGTTCGTAGTGGATACTTTTGTATATAATCTAAAATCATAACTAATTGTGGAAAATGGTAGACGCCCAATCTAACGTTTTACCATTTTTCTTTTCCTAAGTTAATATTTCGGACAAGTTTAATGCACGGTGCAACTTTGATGCTCAACGAGTTAGCACAAGACAGAGCGAAGATTCTGCGTCGGCTATTCCCTGGCGTTCCACTATTCTCCGTGAATGCCGAGCAGATCAACGATTATTTAGCTGGTAAGACTCAGCCCTCGGTTGTGTTGATGAATCCACCTTTCTCATCATCTCCTAATGTGCGCGAGCGCTCACCCGATGCAACACCTCGACATATCAACTCTGCACTACAAAAGCTGTGTGATGGTGGACGGCTTGTAACAATCACAGCCAACTGGTTCTCTCCGGCTAACCCAAGCTGGCGCGAGACTTTCGTTAAGTGGCAAGACAAGGCCAGCGTGTTGCTGTCGGTTGGGGTCAGTGGCAGGGTATACAGCAAGCACGGGACAACGATTGAAACGCGAATCACCGTAATTGACAAAGTTCCTGCGGCTCAAAGAAACGACATCCCGTGTATTGCTGAAACACTGGAACTACCCGAACTGCTGACGTTGATTGAACAGTTGCCGCAGCGTTCGTCTTTGACGTTGCCGCAGGCATCTCTGTGGCAGCATTCAACTACTAAAACTGCGGCTGCGGTGGCGAAGGTTGTTAAACTGCCAACGAAGCATACAGCGATTACTCAACCAGAACCCTCCGCAGAAATTCCAAATGTGGTTGTTCTGGAATATCAGGTAGTCGAGTGGTCTGCAAATGATGGACTCAAAGATACTTTATATGAAAGCTACCGACCACAGCGAATCCGAATCAAGGACGCTTTACCCCATCCCTCACTGCTTTGTGAAAGTGCGGCTTTAGCATTAGTATCGCCCCCCGCTCCCACTTACAAACCACATCTCCCACAAAACATTGTTACACAAGGCTTATTGTCTGAAGCACAGCTTGAGAGCGTTATTTACGCAGGTCAAGTACACTCAGAGTTCTTGTCTGGATCTTATTTTGTGGACGATTCGTGGGATAATCTGACTGTAGCGGCACATAGCGAAGAAAATGCTGTAAAATTTCGTCGTGGCTGGTTCTTAGGCGATGGGACGGGCTGTGGTAAGGGTAGACAATGTGCAGGAATCATCCTGGATAACTGGTATCAGGGTCGGAGAAAAGCAATTTGGGTATCAAAAAGTTCTGCATTAATTGAAGATGCCCGTAGAGACTGGTGTGCTTTGGGTGGCACTGAGCAAGACATCATCGACATTAGCAACATCAAGCTAGGTGAGCCCATTGCGTTCACCCAAGGCGTTCTGTTCTGCACGTACTCAACCCTGCGCTCAGAAAGGAACGGCAAAAGTCGGCTCAAGCAAATCGTGGAGTGGGCAGGGTTGGACTTTGAAGGTGCGATCGCTTTCGATGAATGTCATGCAATGGGCAATGCTATGGCGCAAGAGGGTAAGCTTGGTATGGTTGCAGCATCTCAGCAGGGTATCGTGGGACTGAGGTTGCAAAATGCCTTACCCAAGGCACGGGTTGTATACGTATCGGCAACCGGAGCGACGAAGGTTTCTAACCTATCTTATGCAAATCGTCTCGGACTCTGGCAGACTGGGGATTTCCCGTTTACCTCACGAGAAGATTTTGTGGAATCCATAGAGGGCGGTGGTATCGCCGCGATGGAAGTTGTTGCCAGGGATCTCAAAGCCTTGGGGCTGTATCTGGCGCGGAGCCTCAGTTTTGAGGGGGTAGAGTACGATACGCTTTACATTGAGTTAACGCCGAAGCAAGAACGGATTTACAACAGCTATTCTGACGCTTTTGAGGTTATTCACAATAATTTAGACAAAGCCTTAGAAGCTTGCAATATAACTGGCGCAAAAACGTACAATCGTGCTGCTAAGATGTCGGCTGTATCGCAGTTCGAGTCGCACAAGCAAAGATTCTTCAACCATCTGTTGACTGGCATGAAGTGTCCGCAAATGATTAAGGCGATTGAGCAAGACTTAGCTGCTGGCAACGCTGTTGTTATTCAGATTGTCTCGACCAATGAAGAATTGCTGAAGCGACGGTTAGATGAAGTTCCTGCAACCGAATGGAAGGATCTGAATCTGGATCTGACTCCCCGCGAATATCTCATGGATTATTTGATGAGTGCGTTCCCAATCCACTTGCATTCCATCTATTCTGGCGTTGATGGTTCAGAACGTTCAGAACCAGCCTTTGACGCTGATGGCTCTCCGGTTATATCACAAGAAGCTGTAGCCTTGAGAGATGCTCTAGTTGATCGACTGGCTAGCCTAGATCCTATCCCC
This region of Nostoc sp. UHCC 0302 genomic DNA includes:
- a CDS encoding strawberry notch-like NTP hydrolase domain-containing protein, yielding MHGATLMLNELAQDRAKILRRLFPGVPLFSVNAEQINDYLAGKTQPSVVLMNPPFSSSPNVRERSPDATPRHINSALQKLCDGGRLVTITANWFSPANPSWRETFVKWQDKASVLLSVGVSGRVYSKHGTTIETRITVIDKVPAAQRNDIPCIAETLELPELLTLIEQLPQRSSLTLPQASLWQHSTTKTAAAVAKVVKLPTKHTAITQPEPSAEIPNVVVLEYQVVEWSANDGLKDTLYESYRPQRIRIKDALPHPSLLCESAALALVSPPAPTYKPHLPQNIVTQGLLSEAQLESVIYAGQVHSEFLSGSYFVDDSWDNLTVAAHSEENAVKFRRGWFLGDGTGCGKGRQCAGIILDNWYQGRRKAIWVSKSSALIEDARRDWCALGGTEQDIIDISNIKLGEPIAFTQGVLFCTYSTLRSERNGKSRLKQIVEWAGLDFEGAIAFDECHAMGNAMAQEGKLGMVAASQQGIVGLRLQNALPKARVVYVSATGATKVSNLSYANRLGLWQTGDFPFTSREDFVESIEGGGIAAMEVVARDLKALGLYLARSLSFEGVEYDTLYIELTPKQERIYNSYSDAFEVIHNNLDKALEACNITGAKTYNRAAKMSAVSQFESHKQRFFNHLLTGMKCPQMIKAIEQDLAAGNAVVIQIVSTNEELLKRRLDEVPATEWKDLNLDLTPREYLMDYLMSAFPIHLHSIYSGVDGSERSEPAFDADGSPVISQEAVALRDALVDRLASLDPIPGALEQLLWHFGNKQVAEITGRSKRVLIDESGCLFVDSRGSGANIAETAAFMNGNKQILIFSDAGGTGRSYHDDLNSVNRRRRSHYLLEAGWRADNAIQGLGRSHRTNQASAPVFRPVTTNVRGERRFISTIARRLDSLGALTRGQRQTGSNGIFDTKDNLESQYAEYALYELFKQIFQGRFYEVPLGKFEQMTGLSLTSQEGGMKTELPPLRQFLNRLLALSIDMQNIIFERFELLLSQQIEAAQAAGIYEMGVETLRADRFTIESQEAVYTHPATGSVTNYLKIERVQKNNIKTADEMLDFATKYQGRLMVNEKSASAAVSIPTHSIFDAEGGVVPRVLLVRPQKETRVIAEQLNSSTWRQVSADTFVAAWSKEVDQLPSFTTDYLHLVTGILLPIWKILPQHSSRVFRLQTSDGQKILGRVVQASDIQTVREQLGLKNQLLSPTELVSLVLNEGYSQQLPGGVTLRRSFIAGEPRLELANAISLAERLFAVGCFTEIIQWRKRVFVPTGDRAASVLAAVIEILG
- a CDS encoding GAF domain-containing protein, which codes for MSPENNDELNISKQTELALKEQIEQQRLVIAIAHRIRQSLNLNEVMNTTVDEVRQSLKADRVFMYRFEPDYSGSVIVESVSEDWNPILNIQVEDTYFTRTRGEEYRQGRLQAVADIYTADLNECHRDLLTQFQVKAILAVPILQEEKLWGLLVVNQCGVSRQWKSWEIDLLKQLATQVGIAIQQSELHEQVKAELIEIRQAEQKIREQAALLEITTDAIIVCNLEQEILFWNQGAECLYGFSAAEAIGNNSQRLFRQEISLQFEMAKKTVVESGTWQGDLCQRTKLGKEIIVASRWTLVRDQGNLPKSILTVNTDITEKKQLEAQFLRAQRLESLGTLASGIAHDLNNILTPILSSSEMLALKLSPLEPQHQQMLKILEQNSKRAADLVRQILTFARGSEGKSVYLEIENLLSEIEQIAQSTFPKSITITKNLAQPNLWKILVDPTHIHQVLMNLCVNARDAMPQGGTLSIGAENFFVDENFVRMKLEAKLGPYVLITVQDTGVGMIPRVLERIFEPFFTTKELGQGTGLGLPTVIGIVKNYGGFVNVESELGKGTKFQVYLPSVETGERLEVENLELPNGNGELILAVDDEIAILEISKTLLEDSNYRTLTASNGIEAIALYTQHREQISVVLMNMMMPSMDGLTAIQILRQMNPQVKVIAISGIATDRELSEVFASGISAFLRKPYTFSKLLHTINDVLKESVRSQTVKKMLLVVTKNSEAASD
- a CDS encoding transposase family protein — its product is MILDYIQKYPLRTKQILGISYEQLQSLLNCALKRNRYIKAKQESHKIRINAAGGGRPEKLSTEEQVCLCLFYLRQMPTFQVLGMLFGVSKTEANDTFHDWIPILRDILPASLLEQVSNNESDLLFVQEVLTNFRLLVDSLEQPIYRDSDQKEQQKYFSGKKRQHTLKSLIIGIPEGKDIVEVEVGVPGPTADIKLFRQSQNKFDKSQPFSGDKGFQGGENITTPHKKKPKRELTQQQKDENKALSSNRIFIEHLIRLLKIFRIASQRFRLKLETYEQIILTVCGLVRLRIGSLVLPT
- a CDS encoding HNH endonuclease, which codes for MSQSRYSKDWKQIATAVKNSFDWQCSRCGRVCLRPDEKPVGLSLSQRRVYNLQVHHHNFDPEDNRPENLAPLCSSCHLYYHRFGRGNISPGQLSLF